From the Caballeronia sp. NK8 genome, one window contains:
- the thiS gene encoding sulfur carrier protein ThiS yields the protein MNIHINQRAFDLPDAATVTEALAAFGAKPPFAVALNGQFVARGQHATKTLAAGDKLDIVSPVAGG from the coding sequence ATGAACATCCATATCAATCAGCGCGCATTCGATTTGCCCGATGCCGCCACCGTCACCGAAGCGCTCGCCGCGTTCGGCGCGAAGCCGCCGTTCGCGGTCGCGTTGAACGGCCAGTTCGTCGCGCGCGGCCAGCACGCCACGAAAACGCTCGCTGCCGGCGACAAGCTCGACATCGTGTCGCCCGTCGCGGGCGGCTGA
- a CDS encoding FAD-dependent oxidoreductase, with product MNRIEQGDARRPDFAVIGGGLVGRLVAWQLAGAGHDVALYERGDAAGTQSAAWVAAAMLAPLAEAASAEPLVVGLGAASLERWPRLLAQLPEPVFFQRNGTLVVWHGADRAEAPLFERRLRANSPADLLAGGFVKLAGAQLAQAEPALGTRFAQGWLLPNEGQLDNRQALAALAAGLAARGVCTHWNTAVDAMPDARWIIDCRGLGGKPAWPALRGIRGEVARVHAPGIGLSRPVRMLHPRYPLYIAPKENDLYVIGATEVEGEDMSPVSVRSALELLSAAFAVHPGFGEARILELNAHCRPTLPDHRPAIAWDGARTLRVNGLYRHGFMIAPEVADAACALAGALIEGDVADADTFADFRRAARWPELLQGEFALAPALSH from the coding sequence TTGAACAGGATCGAACAGGGCGACGCGCGCCGGCCGGACTTCGCGGTTATCGGCGGCGGGCTCGTCGGGCGACTCGTCGCCTGGCAACTCGCGGGCGCGGGGCATGACGTCGCGCTCTATGAACGCGGCGACGCGGCGGGCACGCAATCGGCGGCGTGGGTCGCTGCCGCGATGCTCGCGCCGCTCGCGGAAGCGGCGAGCGCGGAACCGCTAGTGGTCGGGCTCGGGGCGGCGTCGCTCGAACGCTGGCCGCGCCTGCTCGCGCAATTGCCGGAGCCGGTGTTCTTTCAGCGCAACGGCACGCTCGTCGTCTGGCACGGCGCCGACCGCGCCGAGGCGCCGCTCTTCGAGCGCCGCCTGCGCGCCAACTCGCCCGCCGATCTGCTTGCCGGCGGCTTCGTCAAGCTCGCGGGCGCGCAGCTAGCGCAGGCGGAGCCCGCGCTCGGCACGCGTTTCGCGCAGGGCTGGCTGCTGCCGAACGAGGGCCAGCTCGACAATCGCCAGGCACTCGCTGCGCTCGCTGCCGGACTGGCGGCGCGCGGCGTGTGCACGCACTGGAACACAGCGGTCGACGCTATGCCCGACGCGCGCTGGATCATCGATTGCCGTGGACTCGGCGGCAAGCCCGCGTGGCCGGCGCTGCGCGGCATCCGCGGGGAAGTCGCGCGCGTGCATGCGCCGGGTATCGGGCTGTCGCGGCCCGTGCGGATGCTGCATCCGCGCTATCCGCTCTATATCGCTCCGAAGGAAAACGATTTGTACGTGATCGGCGCGACCGAAGTGGAGGGCGAGGACATGTCGCCCGTGTCGGTGCGCTCGGCGCTGGAACTGCTGAGCGCCGCGTTCGCGGTGCATCCGGGCTTCGGCGAGGCGCGCATCCTCGAACTGAACGCGCATTGCAGGCCGACCTTGCCGGATCACCGTCCGGCGATCGCCTGGGACGGGGCGCGGACCTTGCGCGTGAACGGGCTGTATCGGCACGGCTTCATGATCGCTCCGGAAGTCGCCGACGCGGCTTGCGCGCTTGCCGGCGCGCTCATCGAGGGCGATGTCGCCGATGCCGACACCTTCGCCGATTTCCGCCGCGCCGCACGCTGGCCCGAGCTGTTACAGGGCGAATTCGCGCTGGCGCCGGCGCTGTCGCATTGA
- a CDS encoding ABC transporter ATP-binding protein/permease, with protein MTNTRTESTQQKADEVSAWSLIKPYWVSEERGFAWGLLVAIIAINMTVVYINVRLNSWSASFYNALQNKNVTEFPHLLLIFTGLAFAYILLAVYGRYLRQMLGFRWRQWLTNKFLEQWLGDKAFYRIERDRLADNPDQRISDDLQSFATTTLSLSLDLLSTLVTLVTFITILWTLAGALTITLGGTPINIPGYMVWAASLYAIAGSLIIQKVGHPLVSINYQQQKVEADFRFGLIRVRENAEQIAFYDGIATETANAKTIFHRIKDNWWMIMKYTKRMTFVLSFYGQIAIIFPIMVAAPRYFAGAFSFGVLMQISSAFGTVSDSFSWFINSYSTLVEWRATVNRLREFKRVMRSTHIREETSPATEHGGINLHYTSTPSLTTNNLVLALPNGTPLSRVANVSIEPGSRWLVVGPSGSGKSTLMRALAGLWPFGDGTIDAPVDAKMMFIPQMSYLPIGTLRAALSYPSPGGTFSDEESREILRLCNLESYADRLEESAHWARSLSPGEQQRLAAARVLLHKPDFVFLDEATSALDAENELHIYNTLVERLPKAAILSVAHRESVAMFHDYKIEIERMLVEA; from the coding sequence ATGACCAACACTCGTACCGAAAGCACGCAGCAAAAAGCCGACGAAGTCTCGGCATGGAGCCTCATCAAGCCCTACTGGGTGTCAGAAGAGCGCGGCTTCGCGTGGGGGCTGCTCGTTGCGATCATCGCGATCAACATGACCGTCGTGTATATCAACGTGCGGCTCAACAGCTGGAGCGCGTCGTTCTACAATGCGCTCCAGAACAAGAACGTCACTGAATTCCCGCATCTGCTGCTGATCTTCACCGGGCTCGCTTTCGCCTACATTCTGCTTGCGGTGTATGGGCGGTATCTGCGTCAGATGCTCGGTTTCCGCTGGCGTCAGTGGCTTACCAACAAGTTCCTCGAACAGTGGCTCGGCGACAAGGCGTTCTACCGCATCGAACGCGACCGTCTCGCCGACAACCCCGATCAGCGTATTTCCGACGACCTGCAATCGTTCGCGACCACGACGCTCTCGCTGTCGCTCGATCTGCTTTCGACGCTCGTCACGCTCGTCACTTTCATCACGATTCTGTGGACGCTCGCGGGCGCACTGACGATCACGCTCGGCGGCACGCCGATCAACATTCCGGGCTACATGGTGTGGGCCGCCTCGCTGTATGCGATCGCGGGCTCGCTCATCATCCAGAAGGTCGGGCATCCGCTCGTGTCGATCAATTATCAGCAGCAGAAGGTGGAGGCGGATTTCCGCTTCGGCCTGATCCGCGTGCGCGAGAACGCCGAGCAGATCGCGTTTTACGACGGCATCGCGACCGAAACCGCGAACGCTAAAACCATCTTCCACCGCATCAAGGACAACTGGTGGATGATCATGAAGTACACGAAGCGCATGACCTTCGTGCTGAGCTTCTATGGGCAGATCGCGATCATCTTTCCGATCATGGTCGCCGCGCCGCGCTACTTCGCGGGCGCGTTCTCGTTCGGCGTGCTGATGCAGATTTCATCGGCGTTCGGCACGGTCAGCGATTCGTTTTCGTGGTTCATCAACAGTTATTCGACGTTGGTCGAATGGCGCGCCACCGTCAATCGTCTGCGCGAATTCAAGCGCGTGATGCGCTCGACGCATATCCGCGAGGAAACGTCGCCGGCGACGGAGCACGGCGGCATCAACCTGCACTACACGAGCACGCCTTCGCTCACGACGAACAATCTCGTGCTCGCGCTGCCCAACGGCACGCCGCTCTCGCGCGTGGCGAATGTGTCGATCGAGCCGGGTTCGCGCTGGCTCGTCGTGGGGCCGTCCGGATCGGGCAAGAGCACGTTGATGCGCGCGCTCGCGGGCTTGTGGCCGTTCGGTGACGGCACCATCGATGCGCCCGTCGACGCGAAGATGATGTTCATCCCGCAGATGAGCTATCTGCCGATCGGCACGTTACGCGCGGCGCTTTCGTATCCGTCGCCCGGCGGCACGTTCAGCGACGAAGAATCGCGCGAAATCCTGCGTCTGTGCAATCTCGAGTCTTATGCGGACCGGCTGGAAGAAAGCGCGCACTGGGCGCGGAGTCTCTCGCCGGGTGAGCAGCAGCGGCTGGCCGCGGCGCGCGTGTTGCTGCACAAGCCGGACTTCGTGTTCCTCGACGAAGCCACCAGCGCGCTCGATGCCGAGAACGAACTGCATATCTACAACACGCTCGTCGAGCGGTTGCCGAAGGCGGCGATATTGAGTGTGGCGCATCGCGAGTCAGTGGCGATGTTCCATGATTACAAGATCGAGATCGAGAGGATGTTGGTGGAGGCTTGA
- a CDS encoding thiazole synthase, giving the protein MTTQTADVLMLYGEAFPSRVLLGTSRYPSLQSLSDSIDAARPGMVTVALRRQSETGEAGFFDVLKRHGVALLPNTAGCQSVDEVLTTAHMAREVFETPWIKLELIGDDYTLQPDPIGLVEAAAKLIRDGFKVLPYCTEDLVIGRRLLDAGCEALMPWGAPIGTGKGVTNPYGLRTLRERLPDVPLIVDAGLGVPSHACQVMEWGFDGVLLNTAVSQATFPPQMARAFALGVEAGRMAFLAGPMAERDSAQASTPVVGMPFWHQDGGAA; this is encoded by the coding sequence ATGACCACACAGACCGCCGACGTCCTCATGCTCTACGGCGAGGCGTTTCCGAGCCGCGTGCTGCTCGGCACGTCGCGCTATCCGTCGCTGCAATCGCTTTCCGACTCCATCGACGCCGCGCGGCCGGGCATGGTCACGGTCGCGCTGCGCCGCCAGTCGGAGACGGGCGAAGCCGGCTTTTTCGATGTATTGAAGCGCCACGGCGTCGCGCTGCTGCCGAACACGGCGGGTTGCCAGAGTGTCGACGAAGTGCTGACGACCGCGCACATGGCGCGCGAGGTTTTCGAGACGCCGTGGATCAAGCTGGAGCTGATCGGCGACGACTACACGCTGCAGCCTGACCCGATCGGGCTCGTCGAAGCGGCGGCGAAGCTGATCCGCGATGGCTTCAAGGTGCTGCCGTACTGCACGGAGGATCTGGTGATCGGCCGGCGCCTGCTCGATGCCGGCTGCGAGGCGCTGATGCCATGGGGCGCGCCGATCGGCACCGGCAAGGGCGTGACCAATCCGTACGGACTGCGCACGCTGCGCGAGCGCTTGCCGGACGTGCCGCTCATCGTCGATGCGGGGCTCGGCGTGCCGTCGCACGCGTGCCAGGTGATGGAATGGGGCTTCGACGGCGTGCTGCTCAACACCGCCGTTTCGCAGGCGACGTTCCCGCCGCAGATGGCGCGGGCGTTCGCGCTCGGCGTCGAAGCCGGGCGCATGGCGTTCCTCGCCGGTCCGATGGCCGAGCGCGACAGCGCGCAGGCGAGCACGCCGGTCGTCGGCATGCCGTTCTGGCATCAGGACGGAGGCGCGGCATGA